The Burkholderiales bacterium JOSHI_001 genomic sequence GCCCCACCGCCGGCGGCATGATCAAGCAGTGGTGCGAAAAGAAGGGCGTGGCGGTGTACACCGGCGCCCGCGTGGAATCCATCGAAGCGGGCGGGGCGACCCCGCCCCCGGCCCGGCCGGCAGCGGCCCCGGCCGCAGCGCCGGCTCCGGCGCCTGGCCTGCTGCAGCGCGTGGCGCAGGCGGTGGGCCTGGCGCCCAAGCCGGCGGCCCCGGCCCCGGCCGCCGCCCTGGCACCCGCCTTCGCCGACACCACGCCGGTGGCGGCGCACGGCGCCCCGCTGGTGGTGAAACTGTCCACCGGCCAGCGCCTGGAGGCCGACCTGGTGATCAGCGCCACCGGCGTCAAGCCCAACATCGGCTTCCTGGAACACAGCGGCATCCGCTGCCTGGTGGGCGTGCTCACCGACGAGCACCTGCAGACCAATGTGGATGGCATCTACGCCGCGGGCGACTGCGCCGAGGCCTTCGACAAGGTCAGCGGCAAGACCATCGTCAGCGCCATCCAGCCCAACGCCGCCGAACAGGCGCGGGTGGCGGCATTGAACATGGTGGGCCAGAAGGCCGAGCTCAAGGGCGTCACCCAGATCAACGTGCTGGACACCCTGGGCCTGATCTCCTCGTCCTTTGGCAACTGGCAGGGCGTGCCCGGGGGCCAGCATGCCGAGCTGACCGACACCGCCGCCAACCGGCACCTGAGCCTGCAGTTCGACGGCGACCGCCTGGTGGGCTGCAACTCGGTGGGCTGGATCCAGCACGTGGGCGTGATGCGCGGCCTGGTGGAAGGCGAAGTGCATCTGGGCCCCTGGAAGGACAAGCTGCTGGCCGACCCCACGCTGCTGATGCAGGCCTATCTGGCCAGTGCGCAGGCGGCGTCGGCGCCTGCGCACGTGAAGTGATGTTCTTCCCCAGGTCGCTCCACGCCAGAATCGCCGCATGCAGATCACGTTCAAGCTCTACGCCACCCTCGGCCAGTATTTGCCGCCCGAGGCGCGCGCGGCCAACCAGGTGGTGCTGGACGTGCCGGCGGACGCCAGCATCGCCAAGATCATCGAACCCTATGGCCTGCCGATGAAGCTGGTGCACCTGGTGCTGATCAACGGCCACTACGTGCCGCCGGAAGAGCGTGGCACGCGCACGCTGAAAGAAGGCGACGCCTTGGCCATCTGGCCGCCGATTGCCGGCGGCTGAAACCGGGGCCGGCTTGTCACCCGCGGCGCCCGAGGCCTTCGAACGCGAACAGGGCATCACCGAAGCCGACTGGCTGGCCTGCCTGCCGGGCGCGGTGGGCCCGCACAGCCTGTCACTGCGGCTCCCGGGCCGCGCCACGGTGCACATCGGCGCCGGCTGTCTTCAGCTGCACTGGCAGGTGCTGCCCGAACGCCGCATCGCGCTGATGCGCATGCCGCGCCTGCACGTGGCCTACCGCTTCGAAGGCCTGGCCGACGATGAGCGGCAGCGCTTCATGCGCTACTTTGACTTGTTCCTGCAGCGCGGCGGCGGCTGACGGCCGGCGTGCCGGCGCTCAGGCCCCGGCCTGCGCCAGCAGCCAGTCGCGGAAGGCCCGCATGGCGGCTGTCGGGCGGCGGGACTTCAAGCGCGTGAGCCAGTAGCCGCCCACGTCCACCTGCACGTCGAACACCCGCAGCAGCCGGCCCGCCGCCAGGTCGCGGCTGAACAGGGCCAGGGGCAGCAGCGCGACGCCCGCACCCTGGGCGGCGGCTTCGGCCATGGCCAGGGACGAGTCGAAGACCATGCCGCGCAGCACCGGGGCCGGCACGCCCGCGGCGGCGAACCAGGCCAGCCACTCGTCGCTGCGGTAGCTGCGCAGCAGGGCTTCGCGGTGCAGGTCGCGGGGGTGGGCCAGGCGCTGGGCCAGCGCCGGGGCGCAGGCCGCCGCCAGAGGCGCCTGCAGCAGGGGCAGCGCCTCGGTGCCGTGCCAGGCGCCGTCGCCGAAGCGCAGCGCGAAGTCCAGGCCTTCGCCAGCCATGTCCACCCGGTTGTTGTGCGTGAACAGGCGCAGGTCCACCCGCGGGTGCGCGGCCTGGAAGTGGCGCAGCCGCGGGATCAGCCAGCCCACGGCGAAGGTGCCCACCACGCCCACGGTGAGCACCTCGCGCGCACGTTGGGTGCGAAATCCGGCCAGCAGCGCCGCCATGCGGGCGAAGGAGTCGGCGAGAAGCGGCACCAGCGCCAGGCCCTCGTCGGTCAGCGCCAGCCCGCGCGGCAGGCGCCGGAACAGCGCCACGCCCAGGCGCTGCTCCAGCCCGTTCACATGCCGGCTGACCGCGGTGGGCGTCAGGTTCAACTCCTCGGCCGCGCGGGTGAAGTTCAGGTGCCGGGCGGACACCTCGAAGGCGCGCAAGGCGTTCAGCGGCAAGTCCATGGGGTCTCCTGGCCTGAGTTTTCCTGGGGTCTTGCCTGCATTATTTCCGCTGGTGGCGCCGAGCCGCCCGGTCTATCTTTGGCCCCGTCGTCACCCAGGATGAACACCACCATGCCTCTGTCTCGCCGCCACTTCAGCGCCCTTTCACTGGCCAGCCTGTCGCCCCTGGCGGGGGCCGCAGGCCAGCCCGAGCATCGACAAAACCGCAGCCCGGATCCGCTGCCCGCCGCACTGGCGGCGCTGGAGCGCCGCAGCGGCGGCCGCCTGGGTGTGTGGATCGAGGACAGCGCCACCGGCCGCGTGCTGGCCCAGCGCGCCGATGACAGGTTTGCGATGTGCAGCACCTTCAAGTGGCTGGTCTGCGCGCAGCTGCTGCAAAGCGTGGACCGTGGCGAAGCCCGGCTGGACCAGGTGCTGCCCTTCGGCAAGGCGGACCTGGTGGCCTGGTCGCCGGTGACCGAGCGGCACGCCCAGGGCGCCGGCCTGAGCCTGGCGGCGCTGTGCCAAGCCACGCTGACCACCAGCGACAACACCGCCGGCAACCTGCTGCTGGCGCGGCTGGGCGGCCCGGCCGCCTTCACCGCCGCCTTGCGCGCCCAGGGCGACGCCGTCACCCGCCTGGACCGGGTGGAGCCGGACCTGAACCGTTTCCCGCCGGGCGAAGAGCGCGACAGCAGCAGCCCGCGCGCCATGGCCGCCCAGCTGCGCCGCTTCCTGCTGGGCGACGGCCTGGCGCCGGGTTCGCGCCAGCAGTTGACCGACTGGATGCAGGCCAGCACCACCGGCGCCAGGCGGCTGCGCGCCGGCCTGCCCGCCGGCTGGCGCCTGGCCACCAAGACCGGCACGGCCGATGGCGACGCGCCGCGCGACAACCACACCAACGAGGTGGGCGTGCTCTGGCCGCCGGGGCGCGCACCGCTGGTGGTGGTGGCCTTTCTGGCCGGCAGTTCTCAGCCCTTTGCCCAGCGCGAAGCGGTGCTGGCCCGCGTCGCGGCCCAGCTGCCGCGCTTCATCGCCGCCTGATCAGGCCGCCAGCAGCGTCTCCAGGCTCTGTTCGCGGATGCCGAAGAAGCGCTTCAGCTCGGCCACCTGGGCCAGCACCGGTTCCCGGGGCTTGGGCTGGGCGCGCTTCACCGCCAGGATCATCTTGTTCTTGGCGGTGTGCTCCAGCGAGATGAACTCGAACACCTGGGTGTCGTAGCCCGCGGCTTCCAGCAGCAGGGCGCGCAAAGCGTCGGTCAGCATCTCGGCCTGTTCATCGGCATGGACGCCGTGCTGCAGCACCGGCTTCATCGGCCCGGGCGCCAGCAACTGGGGGCGGATCTGCTTGTGGCAGCAGGGCGACGCCAGCAGGATGTCGGCCCCGGCTTTCACGCCCAGGGCCAGGGCCAGGTCGGTGGCGGTGTCGCAGGCGTGCAGCGCGATCATCACGTTCATCGCCGCCGGGCGCTGCTCGTTCAGGTCGCCTTGTTCGAAGCGCAGGCCGTCCAGCTGCAGGCGGCCGATGATGGCATTGCACTGCTTCACCAGGTCGGGCCGCAGTTCCAGCCCGGTGACCTGGGGCCGCACGCCCTGCGCGCGCAGCCAGTCGTGCACCGCGAAGGTGAGGTAGCCCTTGCCGGCGCCGAAGTCCATCACCGTCAGCGCCTTGGCACCGGCCAGACGGGACGCGCCGAGCGCATTGCTGAAGATCTCGACGAACTTGTTGATCTGCTTCCACTTGGCGGCCATGCTGGGCACCAGGTGGGCCTGCGCATCGGTGACGCCCAGGGCGTGCAGGAAGGGCCGGGTCAGCGACAGCAGGCGCTTCTTCTCGCGGTTGTGGGCGGCAGGGGCGGCGGCGGCGGCATCGCCATGGGCCAGGGTCTTCACCACCAGGTGACCTTTGCCCTTCTTCGACAGTGACAGCTGCAGTTCCTGTTGTGTGGTGTGCAGGTGGGCGTTGCGAAAGGGCGCGCCCAACAGGGCGTCCACCTGGGCCAGGCTTTCGTCCAACGGCAGGTTCTTGGTGATGTCGCGCGTGTCGTGGCGGTGCAGGAAGCTCAGGTGCGGCACCCCGCGCAGGTCGATCAGGCGCACCTGGGTGCGCTGCCAGCCGGGTTCACCCCCCTGCGGCTTGGCCAGCACCAGCGAGACGAAGCGCTGCTGCGCCACCGCCTCGCGCAGCGCGGCCAGGAAGCGGGCGCTTTGGGGGTCGGCACCGGGCGTGTCGGCGGGGTCGGCAGTCAGGGGCATGCGCGATTGTCGCCGCGCCGCCCGCCCTCACTGGGACACGTGGATGACGTCGCGCACCAGCGGGTAGATCTGCTGCTGCCAGCGCTTGCCGCTGAACACGCCGTAGTGGCCCACATTGGGCTGCACGTAGTGGGTGCGCATGTAGGGTCGCAGGCTGCTGGCCAGGTCCTGCGCGGCCAGGGTCTGGCCCACGCTGCAGATGTCGTCGCGTTCGCCCTCCACCGTCACCAGCGCGGTGCGGCGGATGGCGGCCGAGTTCACGCGCCGGCCGCGGAACATCAGTTCGCCACGCGGCAGGTCGAAGGTCTGGAACACCTTCTCCACCGTCTCCAGGTAGAAGTCGGCCGACAGGTCGGCCACCGCCATGTACTCCTCGTAGAAGGTGCGGGTCACATCGGCCTGCTCGAACTCGTCCTCCACCAGGTGCTTGTAGTAGGACTTGAAGGCGCTGAGGTGGCGCTCCTTGTTCATGCTGATGAAGGCCGACAGCTGCACGAAGCCGGGGTAGACGCGCCGCCCGGCACCACGGTGGCGCCAGGGCACAGGGCTGATGAGGTTCTTGCGAAACCATTCGATGGGCTTGGACGTGGCCAGGGTGTTCACCGTGGTCGGGCTCACGCGGCAGTCGATGGGGCCGGCCATCAGGGTCAGGCTGGCGGGGGTGGCGGGGTGGCCGTCCTCGCTCATCAGCGCTACCGCCGCCAGGGACGCCACGCAGGGCTGGCACACCGCCAGCACATGGCTGCCCGGGCCCATGACGGCCAGGAACTGCATGATGTGCTCGGTGTACTCGTCCAGGCCGAAGCGGCCGGCGGACAGCGGCACGTCGCGCACGTTGTGCCAGTCGCTGACGTGCACGTCGTGGTCGGGCAGCATGGTGCGCACCGTGTCGCGCAGCAATGTGGCGAAATGGCCCGACATGGGCGCCACCACCAGCACCTTGGGCTGCACCGGTGCGCCCACTTTGCGAAAGCGCAGCAGGGTGCCGAAGGGGGTGGTGTGCACCACCTCCTCTTCCACCGGCCAGTCGCGGCCCGCGTGTTCACCGCTGCCCGGCACCTGGGTGATGCGCCAGGCCGGCCGGTGGTGGGTGACACGCGCCAGGTCCAGCACCTTCAGCGCCGCGGCGGCGCAGCGCGTGCCCAGGCTGGGCAGCGGGGCCAGCGTGCTGGCGCCGGCGGCGGCCGGCATCAGCAAGGGGGGCGCCAGCCGCGCCAAGGTGTGCAGCGGCCACAACAGGTCGGTATGGGCCTGGTAGGTGGTGTAAAGCATGGGTGCTCCCTCAAGGCCGTGGTGAAGCCAGCGACGCAAGGTTCGCGCCGCGCCAAGCCGGTGCACAAAGGCGCGACAAGACAGCGCACAGACCGAGTGCACACGGGCACACCAATTGCGTTGCTTGCCGGGCACCCGACCCGCTGGAGACCGTCCGCATGCCCACCGCCACCAAGAAGCCGGCCCGCAAAGCCCCCGCCAAGAAGGCCGCCCCACCCGCCGCCAGGCCGGCCGGCAAGGCCGCCAGCGCCACGCTCACGCTCAGCAGCAAGAACTACTCGTCCTGGTCACTGCGCGGCTGGTTGCTCGCGCGCTTTGCCGGCCTGCCGTTCCAGGAGGTGATGGTGGCGGCCGACGATGCTGGTGCGCGGCGCGAGCTGCTGCTGCTGGCGCCGTCCATCCTGGTGCCCTGCCTCACACATGATGGTGCACGGGTGTGGAACACGATGGCCATTGCCGGCTACCTGGACGAGTTGTATCCCGCCGCTGGCCTGCTGCCCGCCGACCGCATCGCCCGGGCGCACTGCCGTTCGGTCTGCGGCGAAATGAACTCGGGCTTCGCCAACCTGCGCTCGGCCCTGCCGATGAACCTGAAGGCCCATTACCCCGGCCACAAGGTCTGGGGCGGCGCCTTGCCGGACATCGAGCGCGTGCTGGACATCTGGCGCGAATGCCTGGCCACCTACGGCGGCCCCTTCCTGTTCGGCAAGAAGCGCTGCATGGCCGACGCCATGTTCGCGCCCGTGGTCACCCGCTTCCTCACCTACGACCTGAAGCTGCCGCCCGCCTGCCGCGACTACTGCACCACCATCATCGCCCTGCTCGAGATGCAGGAGTGGATCGCCGCGGCGCGGCTGGAACCGGCCGAGATCGAAGAACTGGACATGGACTTCTGAGCGCGGGGCGGCGCCGCCACCCCGGCGCCCGAGCGGCCTTCACTTCCAGGACGAAGGCGCCGGCACCGGGCAGGGGCCGGGCATGTCCACGGTCTTGAAGTCGGACGGGCCCACGATTTCCAGGTACTCCATGTCCGGCGAATAGTCGAACAGGTAGTGCACGATGCCGGGGCGCTGGTGCACGCAGTCGCCGGCTTCCACCAGGGTGACCTTGTCTTCGTACATGAACTTGGCCCAACCCTTGTTCATGATGACAATGTGGAACTGCGCCTCATGGCGGTGCCAGCCGGTGCCCTTTTCGGGCACCTGGTTGGCCTTCACCAGCTGGGCGATCACGCGGCCCGCGGTGGCGGCTTCCACGCCCAGGTCCTTGTAGAGGAAGAAGTCGCGCAAGCCATCGCTGCGCCAGGCGGTGTCCGCCGGCTTCACATGGGAAAACTTCGTGCTGGTCACGTCCAACATGGGGCAGCCCTCCGGCGGTGGATGAAAACACCGCGGGTGCGTGCAAGAGACATTCCAAGCCCCGGGGACCTGGGTTGCACCGCAACGGGTCAGGCCAGCTTGAAGCCGTTCATCAGCCCGGCCAGGTGGCGCGCCTGGTCCTGCATGCTCTGGGCCGCGGCGGCGCTTTGCTCCACCAGGGCCGAGTTCTGCTGCGTGCTCTGGTCCAGGTGCGCCACCGCGCTGCAGACCTGGCCGATGCTGTCGCTCTGGCGTTCGGCCGCGCGGGTGATCTCACCGATGATGGTGTTCACCCGCTGCACCGAGCCCACGATGTCCTGCATGGTGCTGCCGGCGTCGGCCGCCAGCTGGGTGCCCGATTCCACCTTCTCCACCGATTGCCCTATCAGGCCCTTGATTTCACGCGCCGCCTGCGCGCTGCGCTGGGCCAGGCTGCGCACTTCGCTGGCCACCACCGCGAAGCCGCGGCCCTGTTCGCCCGCGCGCGCGGCTTCCACGGCGGCGTTCAGCGCCAGGATGTTGGTCTGGAAGGCGATGCCGTCGATCACGCCGGTGATGTCCGCGATGCGCTTGCTGCTGGCGTGGATGTCCTGCATGGTGCCCACCACGCGTGAAACCACCTCGCCGCCGCGGCTGGCCACGTGGGCGGCGTTGGCCGCCAGCTCGTGCGCCTGGCGCGCCGAGTCGGTGGACTGGCGAACCATTTCGGTGATCTGCTGCAGCGACGACGAGGCCTGCTGCAGGCTGGCCGCGGTCTGCTCGGTGCGTGCGGACAGGTCCTGGTTGCCCTGGGCGATCTCGGTGCTGGCGGTGGCAATGTTGTGGGTGGACTGGCGCACCTTGCCCACCATGGCCTGCAGCCTGTCGTTCATTTCCTTCAGCGACCCCAGCAGGCGGCCGGTTTCGTCGCTGCCGCCGGCTTCGATGTGCGAGCTCAGGTCGCCCGAGGCCACCGTGCCGGCCACACCCATGGCGGTGTTCAGCGGCGCCACGATGCTGCGGGTGAGATGCCAGCCGATGAAGGCCGAGCCCAGCAGCGTCACCAGGCCGCCGGCGGCCAGCATCCAGTCCAGCCGGTGGCTGGCGGCTTCTGCCTGCGCCGAGGCGCTTTCCACCTGCCGGTGCTGCAGCGCCGCGAAGTCGGTCAGCAGCGCCAGGGCCTGGGCCGAAGCGGGGTCGATCCTGGTGGTGATGATCTTGGCCGCCTGCTCGGTGTTGAACTGCGAGGCCAGGTTCACCGCGTCGATGAAATCCTTGTCCATGCGCTGGTCGATGGCCTGCACCTGGTCGATCAAGGCCTTCTCGGGCGCGCTCAAGCCCTGGCCTTGCAACTGTTTCATCGTGAGCAGGAAGGTGGCGCGCTCCTTCTTGGCCTGCGCTTCGGCCGCCTGCACACCTTCCATGGTGGCGTTCAGACCCATGTTGCGCACCGCCACGGCGGCGTTGGCCAGGCTCTGGCGCATGCCGTAGGCGCTGTCCTGGCGGTCCACGATCACCCGCATGGCCTCGGACGTGGCCTGCCGCGCCTGGCGGTTGCCGACGATGCTGATGCCCAGCATCAGCGCCGCAGCTGCCAGCATGGTGCCCAGGCCCAGCGCCAGGCGCGAGCCGATGTTCAGGTTGGACGTTTTCATCAAGGGGTGCCGGCTGGGGTGGGGGTGGGCACCGGTCGGGGGCCGGCGCGGAGGGAAGTAAGAGTTCAGTCGCGGAACACACCCGAGCCCACGGCCAGGTCGCCCACGCGTTCGATGTAGTTCACGCGGCTCTGGATCTGGTCGGTGACGGGGTTGCGGAACTTCACCGTGTCGGTCCAGCCCTTGCCCTTGTCCTTGGCCACGTCCACCAGCATCTTGATCAGCGGCTTGCCGTCGGGGTCCTTCATGCCGATCAGGTCCTTGCCCACCAGCTTGGGGTTGGCGCCGTGGGCCAGGCACTTGCCGTTCAGGTCGTAGATGAAGACGTACAGGTCGCGGTCCTTCAGGCTCTTGCCGTTGGTCACTTCCTCGAAGGTCTTGTCCGGACCGGCGGACTTGACCATGGCCACGGCCTTCTTCACCAGCGCTTCGGCCTCGGCGGGTGTGGCGCGCTCGGCGGCCAGGGTGCAGACGCTGGAGGCGGCCAGCAGCAGGGATGCGGCGGTGCGCAGGAAGTGGGTGCGGTTCATGGGCAAAGTCTCCGTTGCAAAGGGGGATGGGGCGCCACCCGGGTCGGCCGGGCAGGGCACTTCGGGCATATCGACCCCCCATCGGCGGGCTTGAGCGTGGCCACTGGCGCAGGCCGTCGGCGAGCGGGCAGAAAAAAAGGCGAACCCGGGGGTTCGCCTTGAAAGCACAGGGGATGTGCTAGGAGGAGACAAGCAAGAACAACTCTGCTGGCAGGTTTATCGGTGCTGGGGGCCTGGCTTTCAAGCCCCGGCCGCACCAAAACCCGCCCAATTTGTGAATTAGTTCATTCCGCGGGCACGCACAGGTCGCGGCCCAGGCGGATGGCCCCGGCGTTGCGGCCCTTGCCGGCGCGTGCGGGCGGGTTGCACAGGCCGCACACGAAGTGCTTGGCGATCTCGTGCGGGTGGGTCACGAAGTGGCCGCCGCACTTGCTGCAGGCGGTCATGGTGAGCATGCCGTTGTCCACGAACTTCACCAGGCGCCAGGCGCGGGTGACGGACAGCTGCGGCTCCAGCCCTTGCGCCTGCACCTGTTCCAGGTACAGCTTGTAGGCCTTGATGACGGTGTCGATCTCGTCCATCTCCGCCACCTTGTTCAGGTACTCGTGCATGTTCAGGAACAGGCTGGCGTGGATGTTGGGCTGCCAGGTCATGAACCAGTCGGTGGAAAACGGCAGCTGGCCCTTGCTGGGGCTCTTGCCCGCCACTTCCTTGTACAGGCGCAGCAGGCGTTCGTAGCTGAGGTCGGTTTCGCTTTCCAGCACCTGCAGCCGGGCGCCCAGCTTGATCAGCTCGACCGCGGTATCAATCTGCTTGGCTTCGGTCAGGATGCTCTTGACGCGCATGGTGCTCTTCTCCAGTCAACGGTATGGACTTCGTCCCCGTGGGACAGACCGCCACCGGCGGTCAGGGGGTATCTCAGTTAGCGCCCGGCGCCGGAACCGGGTTTCCCGGTCCGGGGCCGCAGCCCCTCGGGGGCGGCCGCCAGGCGGCCGGGGCCCTCCATTCAGGCGGCTTCCTGGTGGCGGCCGGCCATCAGGATGGACGCATGCAGGCGGCTGACGCTGTCGTTGGCGGACGACTTGCCATGGCTGGTGAGCAGGCTCCACACCAGGTCGTCGTCGCAGCGCATGCGGCACAGCAGGGTGTTGCCGGAGGCGATCTTCATCATCTGGGCCGGGGTCAGGGTGGCGATCAGGCCGGCGGTCTCTTCGCTCACGCCCAGGCGGAACAGCGCCTGCTCGCGGTCGGCGCGAATCAGGCTCTGGGCCAGCATCAGGTACGACAGGTTGGCTTCGCGAATTTCGGCAAGGATCTGGTCGGCGTTCATGTTGGCTGCTCCGGTGAAAGGGTGTTGCGTTGGGGTGTTGGTGTGAAACGAACTGTAGGGACCGGGACTGGACCGGAACATCAGCCCAGTTCGTCATCTTGAGTCCCTGTTTCGCCCCATCGCCTGTCAGGCAAATTCCTACAAGCTGTCACAGTTGGTCCCGGCGCGGCCCACAACTGCCGGGTGGCGGCCGGGCTGTTTGCGCCTATGGCAGCGGGTTGTTCTTCCTAGACTGGGCCGATGCCTTGTGCCGCCCTTGCCGACCCGCCCGCCCCGGTGGACACCGCCGTGCCCGAACCCGCTGCGGCCCTGCGGCTGCGGCGTGAACTGCCCCTGCTGCAGGCCGCCCTGGGGCCCGCCGACCGCCTGGCGCTGCACCAGCGCCTGTGGCGCGGCTGGCGCCAGGTGGACGAGCGCACCCGGCAGCTGGCGCGCGCCTGGCTGGACGGCCGCTTTGCCGCCTTCTGCGCCTGGATGGACCAGCCTTGGGACGCGCCGGCCACCTGGCAGCGGCTGGCGCTGGCCCACCTGGAACACGGACCGCGCGGCAGCGGCGCCTTGCCCATCGCACCCGACTATGTGTTGCTGCTGCTGCTGCAGCCCCAGGGCGAGGACCACCCCGTGGCGGCCTGGCTGCGGCTGCGCGCCCAGGTGGCCGCCGGCCCCCAGTCGCTCAGCGCCGACGAAGCCGCGCCGCTGTTGTCCTGGGCGCTGCAGGCCATCGAAGCCGGTGTGGCGCCGCAGGCGCAGGGTCTGGCCCTGGTGTTCGACCTGGCGGTGCGTTGCGGCGAGCCCGACCTGGCGTTGCAGGCCCAGGTGCAGCTCATCGGCCTGGGCGCGGCCCAGGCCCTGGACCCGGCGGCCTGGCTGCGCTGGCTGCAGGGCGAGCAGCCGCTGGCCCTGCGCGAACCCATGCAGGGCCAATGGC encodes the following:
- a CDS encoding Flagellar transcriptional activator (FlhC) (PFAM: Flagellar transcriptional activator (FlhC)), with protein sequence MRVKSILTEAKQIDTAVELIKLGARLQVLESETDLSYERLLRLYKEVAGKSPSKGQLPFSTDWFMTWQPNIHASLFLNMHEYLNKVAEMDEIDTVIKAYKLYLEQVQAQGLEPQLSVTRAWRLVKFVDNGMLTMTACSKCGGHFVTHPHEIAKHFVCGLCNPPARAGKGRNAGAIRLGRDLCVPAE
- a CDS encoding Flagellar transcriptional activator (FlhD) (PFAM: Flagellar transcriptional activator (FlhD)), which gives rise to MNADQILAEIREANLSYLMLAQSLIRADREQALFRLGVSEETAGLIATLTPAQMMKIASGNTLLCRMRCDDDLVWSLLTSHGKSSANDSVSRLHASILMAGRHQEAA